ATCATTTCCCGACGATCACCATTTCCAAAATGGCGAAAATGCCTTTCATCCCTGATCCCAGATATTCGGACTCGGAAAAAAGGTATACCACCCAGCACAACATCAAACAGGATGTCAGCAGCACCCATAGGCAGCCATATCCGCAGGAGCATGAAATTAATCTGCCGCGACATAGAATGAAATTTTAAACATTTATTTATTTAAAGTCCTAAGAATGAATTAATTTTGACAGAAAAGCAAAAACAGAAAGAGGAAAACAAGCATGCCACACATGAGTTTTCTGCTGTTTCTTTTTCTAAGCTTTTGTTTTCGCTTTTCATTTTCTTTAATAAGCCTTTCAATGCGCTTGATGTCTATTGGGTATAATTCCATAAGATCGTTTATTCAAACTTAAGCCGCATGAAAATGAAAAAAGCCCTTAAAAGGGCAAATTAGTATCAGGATAAGACATTTTTAAAACAGCCTTTAAAACGGAAAATTATGTGTTATTACACCCAGCAGAATGCCTCGATAGAAGATCTCAAAAGACGCTTTAATGCGGAACTCGACAATGAGGAAACCTATCTGCAGTCGGATTTTATAAACGGGTTTTCCCATCCAAATATCCCCGTGATACTGAATTCCTCTCCGCATCTAATCACTACGGATTACACCTGGGGGCTTCTGCCTTCCTGGGCAAAAGACATCCAGTTCAGGAAAAATACGCTCAATGCCCGCATTGAAACCATTGACGAGAAAGCATCTTTCAAGAGCATAACCCATAACCGCTGCCTTATAATTGCTTCAGCATACTACGAATGGCACTGGAATGACCAGAAGGGAAAAAGCAAGGACAAATACCAGATCAACTCACAGGATGATGAAATCTTCACTTTTGCGGGGCTGTATTCTTCATGGACAGATCCTCTGACAGATGAGATTAAAAACACCTATACCATGGTAACTACAAAAGCCAATGATCTGATGCAGTACATCCATAACCATAAGCTCAGGATGCCCATTATGCTCAAACGCCAGGACGAATCCGCATGGCTGGACCAGTCGGTTAAAATTGAGGATTTCGCTTTTCCCTATCAGGGAAACCTGATCGGTTTTCAAATCTAAAAAACAATGTTATGGAAATGGATAAGTTTAACGGAGTGACAAACGCAGAATTTATAGATTACTTTAAAATTGACCTGCATTCCAGAATGGAAATCATCAATTACACCTATCCGCATGAATTATTGGATGAAGACGCAGGATTTGGCGAGCATGTCCACAGGTGTACGGCTCTGCTCAAAGACTATATTCTCTTGTGCTTCCGCAATGCAAAGGCCGCTGGGCAGCAAAAAGATGCGCTGGAAAGTACGGGCACAGACACTCAGCAGACAGATTCCAGCCATACCCAAACGGGTCAGGAAAATCCCGCACAGAGAAGCGAAAGGCTTGAAATCGAAAGGAAACAGGAAAATGAGCAATCCGCCCTTAAGTACTTGGAGCTTAGGGATGAAATAGGCAGGCTGATTGATGAGCATCGGGAGAACGTAAAAATAATATACGTTGATCTGTAAGATACAGCTTTACGCGGCTGTATTCAGCTCAGACTTCAGCATACGCATTAAATTTACCGCTGCTGACTTTGCGGACTCTAAGACCGCTAGGGTTTTATCATCCATCTGGCCGTGATAATATTTTTCCAATACTTTCAGGAAAACCGGATCTGCGTTCGAAATCCTGCTGAAGAGTGTCATGCAGGATCTGAGCTTCCGCTGGTCAGGCTTTCCAAAGATTTCCAGTGCCGTTAAGCCATCATGGCTCAGAACCGCTTCTGAAATTTCGATCAGGCGTTTACCCAGTACGGGATGATTAAGGTAATGAGAGGCTTCATTAAGGTCCTTTAATCCAAAATACACATTGTACTCGGTGAATCCCAAGCCTCTGATCTGGGGAAATACAAACCACATCCAATGGCTCTGCTTCTTTCCTTTCGTTATTTCATCCAGTGCCTGATGGTACACATTCCCCTGTGCCCGCAAAAATCTTTCAATCCCCTCATTCAGATCCATAACTAACCGCTTTTCCCAATTAAATCTACAATTGCCGTTCATTTCAGCTGATAATCACTGCTGAAATAATCTGCTCTTAAATTAGTTATTTTTTTAGTTACAGCAGCAAAAATATGATGGTCAGTGCAATTTCTTAACAGCGGCCTGCTATTCTCCAATAAAGCCGATGCCGCTTACTCGGCGAAATGAAAATAAAACCATCGCACTAAAGAGCCTCAAGGATCCAGGTCTGACTGCCTCCCATAATAATTTTATCTTTCGATTTCAAATATCCAGTTCTCCAAAAACAGACCATGCTTCCCTGCCCTTTTAGCCCCGATAGAAGCGGAAATCCTTCTGCGCCGGAGTTCGGCGAAGAAGATTGCAGCGCATAGCGGGAACAGCTCCAAAAAAAAATAAACTTAGAGAATAATACAAAGCCTACAGGCATGAAATTATGAAAACAGCCAGAATAACCGGCCCTGCCACGTACCACAGGTGCATAAAAGATTTAAATGAATACGGTTATATAAACTATATCCCCAAAAGAAATAGAAACCAGAAAAGCGTCATTTATTTTCTTGTTTAAAAGTGGAGCTGCTATTTTTTGGCTTGCAAAAATTAGATCAGTTATTTATAAATATTTAGCAATTTAAATTTTGTGGCAAAATCGTGGCACTTGCAGTTTTTCAAAACTAAAAACTCAGTAAAATCAATTGCTGCCGAACTTAGGTTCGAAACTGTATTACGCATTTTTATTCTTATTTTACTGAGCTTCAAAATTGACTTATCTCTGTTCTGCTACCCTGCCATTTTAGCCCCGACAGAAGCGGAAATCCTTCTGCGCGGGGGTTCGGCGCAGAAGATTAGAGCGCATAGCGGGAACAGCTCCAAAAAAATAAAATTAAAACTAAAACAGCGCAATACAATTGGCGGTGCTGCCCGATCAGATCAGTGCAGCTTATCATAAAGGCTGCTCCATTAAAAATAAAACCCCTAATTTTGCTTTCACAACAGAATTAAAGCAACGCAGCTTTAACGGTGCAGGAGATATGAAAAAATATGAAATAAAAAAACAGCCCAAGGCGGCCGGCCGGTCTCCCGCAATGAACATTTTTGGAACTTATGTTCACCGGAATTCAAATTTTAAAGCTGATTTATTATATAAGATCTTTCTGCAGATCTTTCAAGAGTCTTATTAAATCTCTTATTTCATCTTTCTCATAAGGGCTTCTGGGAGCATCTGTATACTCCCGGGATAAGATTTCAATAATCTCTGACTGGACTGTAATGATCTCAATTAGTTTATCTGCTTTCATAATAATGGCTTTTAACCAAATATAATCACTAATTTTGATACTTTAAATTCAATAATCACAAATACTGAAAAAAGGCTTCCGGACTCTGCCTGAAGCCTGCACAAGGGGCAGGCAGATCAAATAGCCACAAGCCTTTGAATTACAATGTCCGATATATTCAAAAAACATATAGCCAAGTTCGCCAAGGTACCAGAGGATGACTTTGAGCAGATCATAAAATTCTTCGACATCAGTGAGGCGGGTAAAAAAGAAAATTTACTGGAGCAGGGACAGATCTGCCGGCATCATTATTTTGTCCTGGAGGGGCTGCTCAGAAAATTCTACATCAACGAGAAAGGCAACGAGCAGACCACTGAATTTGCCATAGAAACCTGGTGGCTCACCGATAACTTTGCCTACGAGAACCAGCTCCCGACAGAGTTTTATATTCAGGCAGTGGAAAAATCCACACTGCTCTGCATCACACCCGAGAAGCGGCAGAAGCTGCTGGAGGAGTTTCCGGTGATGGAGCGCTATTTCCGTTTTGTCTACCAGCGGGCTTATGCAGCGGCCCAGAAACGCATCAAATTCCTTTTCTCGTTCTCAAAAGAAGAATTTTATTTTCAGGCAGTCCGCAACCACCCTGAATTTATTCAGCGTGTTCCCCAATACCTGATCGCTTCCTATCTGGGATTCACTCCCGAATACTTGAGCGAAATCCGCAAGAGGGCTCTTTCTTAAACCAGTTTAAGTTTTTTGTTTTTCATATTATCCAATTTTGCATGGAACAATTTAAATGAATAATACCATGCAGAAACGATTAAACATCAAGCAGGCCGCCCCTGATGCACTCAAAGCGATGATCGGCCTTGAAAGCTATCTTTCAAAGATTTCCATCTCCAAGACAGCCAAAGAACTCATAAAGATCCGCGCCTCTCAGATCAACGGCTGCGCCTACTGCATCAACATCCATACCCAGGACGCGGTTAAAAACGGCGAGACAAACCAGCGCATTTTTCTCCTGAGCGCCTGGAGGGAAGCGGGGGATATTTTTACAGAAGAAGAAAAAGCAGTGCTGGCGATAACGGAAGAAATAACATTAATACATCAACAGGGATTATCAGACCTGACCTATTCAAACGCCGTGCATTTTTTCAGCGAAAACCAGATTGCAGATATCATAACTGCCGTAATTACCATAAATCTTTGGAACAGGGTTGTACTGAGCACCCGACTGCCTATAGGACAAAGTCTGGCATAAAACTGCAAACAGGTGCGGGCTTAAACAGACAACAGACTCCATACAAAACTTTAGAATTATAATCAGATCTGATAATAATGAGCCCGTTTGTTTCGGGCTCATTTCTTTTACATGAATACCAAAGCCACTCAGCAGCATCACATTTCAAAAATAAGAACTCAGCCGCGGCAGCATATGAATAAAATAAAAAAAGATTTCTTCCAAAAACTGCCTTTTAACCCGGCCTTCCCTTTCAACAACCCAATTAAAGAATATCTGAAAAATCCCTTATAAATAGACTCAACAAGCCATATTGACAATTTGGAATTGATACCATTTATGCCACAAATATTAAAGGCGAATTTAAAGTTTTTTTTCAGTGAGGAACGTTTTGTGGTACAATCATCGCACATCGAATTCTGAAATAGGATATACCAAATAAAATCAAT
This is a stretch of genomic DNA from Flavobacterium endoglycinae. It encodes these proteins:
- a CDS encoding carboxymuconolactone decarboxylase family protein, yielding MQKRLNIKQAAPDALKAMIGLESYLSKISISKTAKELIKIRASQINGCAYCINIHTQDAVKNGETNQRIFLLSAWREAGDIFTEEEKAVLAITEEITLIHQQGLSDLTYSNAVHFFSENQIADIITAVITINLWNRVVLSTRLPIGQSLA
- a CDS encoding SOS response-associated peptidase; translated protein: MCYYTQQNASIEDLKRRFNAELDNEETYLQSDFINGFSHPNIPVILNSSPHLITTDYTWGLLPSWAKDIQFRKNTLNARIETIDEKASFKSITHNRCLIIASAYYEWHWNDQKGKSKDKYQINSQDDEIFTFAGLYSSWTDPLTDEIKNTYTMVTTKANDLMQYIHNHKLRMPIMLKRQDESAWLDQSVKIEDFAFPYQGNLIGFQI
- a CDS encoding Crp/Fnr family transcriptional regulator — encoded protein: MSDIFKKHIAKFAKVPEDDFEQIIKFFDISEAGKKENLLEQGQICRHHYFVLEGLLRKFYINEKGNEQTTEFAIETWWLTDNFAYENQLPTEFYIQAVEKSTLLCITPEKRQKLLEEFPVMERYFRFVYQRAYAAAQKRIKFLFSFSKEEFYFQAVRNHPEFIQRVPQYLIASYLGFTPEYLSEIRKRALS
- a CDS encoding DUF1810 domain-containing protein codes for the protein MDLNEGIERFLRAQGNVYHQALDEITKGKKQSHWMWFVFPQIRGLGFTEYNVYFGLKDLNEASHYLNHPVLGKRLIEISEAVLSHDGLTALEIFGKPDQRKLRSCMTLFSRISNADPVFLKVLEKYYHGQMDDKTLAVLESAKSAAVNLMRMLKSELNTAA